A single window of Rhizobium sp. SL42 DNA harbors:
- the ybaK gene encoding Cys-tRNA(Pro) deacylase encodes MSKTTRATQALAKAGVSFTVHTYDYDPNAERIGMQAAESLGEDPARVLKTLMAELDGKPVCVVLPSDKEVSMKKLAAALGGKSAAMMKPALAEKLTGFVVGGISPFGQKKTVPTAMEIAALGEEHVFINGGQRGLQVRLDPKDAQKTLGAIAASIVA; translated from the coding sequence ATGTCGAAGACCACGCGCGCCACCCAGGCGCTGGCCAAGGCCGGCGTCAGCTTTACCGTTCACACCTATGACTACGATCCCAATGCCGAGCGGATCGGCATGCAGGCGGCGGAATCGCTGGGCGAGGATCCGGCGCGCGTGCTGAAGACGCTGATGGCAGAGCTTGACGGCAAGCCGGTCTGCGTCGTGCTGCCCTCCGACAAGGAGGTGAGCATGAAGAAGCTGGCTGCCGCGCTCGGCGGCAAGTCGGCGGCGATGATGAAGCCCGCGCTGGCAGAAAAGCTCACCGGCTTCGTCGTCGGCGGCATCAGCCCGTTCGGCCAGAAAAAAACGGTGCCGACGGCCATGGAGATCGCAGCCCTTGGCGAAGAGCATGTTTTCATCAATGGCGGCCAACGGGGGCTGCAGGTGCGGCTCGATCCGAAGGACGCACAAAAGACCCTGGGCGCGATAGCAGCCTCGATCGTCGCCTGA
- a CDS encoding cold-shock protein has protein sequence MTTGTVKWFNSTKGFGFIQPDNGGPDAFVHISAVERAGMREIVEGQKIGYDMERDNKSGKMSACNLQAA, from the coding sequence ATGACCACTGGCACCGTAAAATGGTTTAATTCCACCAAGGGCTTCGGCTTCATCCAGCCTGACAACGGCGGCCCGGACGCATTTGTCCACATCTCGGCAGTCGAACGCGCCGGCATGCGCGAAATCGTCGAAGGCCAGAAGATCGGCTACGACATGGAGCGCGACAACAAGTCGGGCAAGATGTCGGCCTGCAATCTTCAGGCTGCCTGA
- a CDS encoding ArsC family reductase, translating into MTATIYGIKNCDTMKKARQWLDDHGVAYGFHDYKTGGIDRGHLETWTDKAGWETVLNRAGTTFKKLPDEARSDLDREKAIALMLAQPSMIKRPVLEMDDKLLIGFKPEVYAAELGK; encoded by the coding sequence ATGACTGCGACGATATACGGGATCAAGAACTGCGACACGATGAAGAAGGCCCGCCAATGGCTTGACGATCACGGCGTCGCCTACGGTTTCCACGACTACAAGACGGGCGGCATCGATCGGGGCCACCTCGAGACATGGACCGACAAGGCAGGCTGGGAGACGGTTCTCAACCGTGCGGGAACGACGTTCAAGAAGCTGCCCGACGAGGCCAGGTCCGATCTTGACCGTGAAAAGGCGATCGCGCTGATGCTGGCACAGCCTTCGATGATCAAGCGGCCGGTTCTGGAAATGGACGACAAGCTGCTGATCGGCTTCAAGCCGGAGGTCTATGCGGCAGAACTCGGGAAATAG
- a CDS encoding aminopeptidase: MTIAPDFTHAVDPVKLEKLGEVAVKVGLQLQKGQDLVITAPIAALSLVRHITKHAYLAGAGIVTTFYSDEETTLARYAHGSDESFDRASGWLYDGMAKAYANGAARLAVAGDNPMLLSGQDPAKVARANKANSIAYKPALEYISNFDINWNICSYPNPSWARLVFPDVPVEIAVAKLADAIFAASRVDQADPVAAWKTHNSELAKRSAWLNGERFSALHFKGPGTDLTVGLADGHEWHGGASVAKNGVTCNPNIPTEEVFTTPHALKVEGYVSSTKPLSHQGTLIDNIQVRFEQGRIVEAKASKGEEVLLKVLDTDEGARRLGEVALVPHSSPISASGILFYNTLFDENASCHIALGQCYSKCFLDGALLSQDQIKAQGGNASLIHIDWMIGSDKVDIDGVREDGSKVPVMRKGEWA, encoded by the coding sequence ATGACAATTGCGCCCGACTTCACTCATGCCGTCGATCCAGTCAAACTTGAAAAGCTGGGCGAAGTGGCCGTCAAGGTCGGGCTTCAGCTGCAGAAGGGCCAGGATCTGGTGATCACCGCCCCGATCGCAGCCCTCTCCCTGGTCCGGCACATCACAAAACATGCCTATCTGGCCGGCGCCGGCATCGTCACCACCTTCTATTCCGATGAGGAAACGACCCTTGCGCGCTATGCTCACGGATCGGACGAGAGCTTCGACAGGGCATCCGGCTGGCTGTATGACGGCATGGCCAAGGCCTATGCCAATGGTGCGGCGCGACTGGCTGTCGCCGGCGACAATCCGATGCTGTTGTCGGGCCAGGATCCGGCCAAGGTGGCGCGGGCCAACAAGGCCAATTCGATCGCCTACAAGCCGGCACTCGAATATATCTCGAATTTCGACATCAACTGGAACATCTGCTCCTATCCCAACCCGTCCTGGGCCAGGCTGGTGTTCCCGGATGTGCCGGTCGAGATTGCCGTGGCCAAGCTGGCCGATGCGATCTTCGCCGCCTCGCGCGTCGATCAGGCAGATCCGGTCGCCGCCTGGAAAACCCACAATAGCGAGCTTGCCAAGCGTTCCGCCTGGCTGAACGGCGAGCGTTTCTCGGCCCTGCATTTCAAAGGTCCGGGCACTGACCTGACCGTTGGCCTTGCCGACGGACACGAATGGCATGGCGGGGCATCGGTTGCCAAGAACGGCGTCACCTGCAACCCCAACATCCCGACGGAAGAGGTCTTCACCACGCCGCATGCGCTGAAGGTGGAAGGATATGTCTCCTCGACCAAGCCGCTCTCGCATCAGGGCACGCTGATCGACAATATCCAGGTCCGCTTCGAGCAAGGCCGCATCGTCGAGGCCAAGGCGAGCAAGGGCGAAGAAGTCCTGTTGAAGGTGCTCGACACCGATGAAGGCGCCCGCCGTCTTGGCGAGGTGGCGCTGGTGCCGCATTCGTCACCGATCTCGGCCTCCGGCATCCTGTTCTACAACACGCTGTTCGACGAAAATGCGTCGTGCCATATCGCGCTCGGCCAGTGCTATTCGAAATGCTTCCTCGATGGCGCCTTGCTCAGCCAGGACCAGATCAAGGCACAGGGAGGCAATGCCTCGCTGATCCATATCGACTGGATGATCGGCTCCGACAAGGTTGATATCGATGGCGTGAGGGAAGATGGCTCGAAGGTACCGGTCATGCGCAAGGGCGAGTGGGCCTGA
- a CDS encoding DUF6481 family protein, translating into MRNIKNTELSDRRSTAAEAKAALLQAYRAAKEAAQPTLEAKQAERMAVAEAREARRAERERLKNEERDRLKAEAAEREAAMIAAANAEAEAREAAEASRISRVVEDEAARKAERDRRYANRKARQS; encoded by the coding sequence TTGAGAAATATAAAGAATACCGAACTTTCCGACCGCCGCAGCACCGCTGCCGAAGCAAAGGCCGCTCTCCTTCAGGCCTACCGCGCCGCCAAGGAGGCTGCACAGCCGACCCTCGAAGCCAAGCAGGCCGAGCGCATGGCCGTCGCAGAAGCCCGCGAAGCGCGCCGCGCTGAACGCGAGCGATTGAAGAACGAAGAACGCGACCGTCTCAAGGCCGAGGCCGCCGAGCGCGAAGCCGCCATGATCGCTGCCGCCAATGCCGAAGCAGAGGCACGCGAAGCGGCCGAAGCCAGCCGCATTTCCCGCGTCGTCGAAGACGAAGCCGCGCGTAAGGCCGAACGTGACAGGCGTTATGCCAATCGCAAGGCACGGCAGTCCTGA
- the xseA gene encoding exodeoxyribonuclease VII large subunit: protein MSNFFADDSPSNLTEFTVSELSGSIKRTVETAFDHVRVRGEISGFRGQHSSGHAYFSLKDDKSRIDAVIWKGSFGKLKYRPEEGMEVIATGRVTTFPGSSKYQIVIEQMEPAGAGALMALIEERKRRFTAEGLFDPATKQLLPFMPKVIGVITSPTGAVIRDILHRISDRFPVHVIVWPVKVQGEGSGDEVANAIIGFNAIEPGGPVARPDLLIVARGGGSLEDLWSFNDEAVVRAAAASDIPLISAVGHETDWTLIDYAADVRAPTPTGAAEMAVPVKADLEAQIATLAARLSGAINRQMDYRRQGLRALARALPSLDQLLALPRRRFDEAAGGLGRSLELNTMNKRRSFERAAARLSPDMLARRLVERRQRLSEQATRAERIIERLVERSKARLGRFDATLTAVPARLQALTARAKDRLESLGRRADSAVIHDLRRARTLVVAQDRMLHSLSYKNVLQRGYAVIRDERDRPVSRAAALGASQSVAIEFADGRIAAVIGEGAPSPGTADPQPSISRPQSPAKPARKAEPPAGQGSLF from the coding sequence ATGAGCAATTTCTTCGCTGACGATTCGCCGAGCAACCTGACCGAGTTCACCGTTTCGGAACTTTCGGGTTCGATCAAGCGCACGGTCGAGACCGCCTTCGACCATGTGCGGGTGCGTGGCGAAATCTCCGGTTTTCGCGGCCAGCATTCGTCCGGCCATGCCTATTTCTCGCTGAAGGACGACAAGTCGCGCATCGATGCGGTGATCTGGAAAGGATCGTTTGGCAAGCTGAAATACCGCCCGGAGGAGGGCATGGAGGTGATCGCCACCGGTCGCGTCACCACATTCCCCGGCTCGTCGAAATACCAGATCGTCATCGAGCAGATGGAGCCGGCAGGCGCCGGCGCCCTAATGGCGCTGATCGAGGAGCGCAAGCGACGTTTCACGGCCGAAGGGCTTTTCGATCCGGCGACCAAGCAATTGCTGCCCTTCATGCCGAAGGTGATTGGCGTGATCACCTCGCCGACCGGCGCCGTCATCCGCGATATCCTCCATCGCATTTCCGACCGCTTCCCGGTTCATGTGATCGTCTGGCCGGTCAAGGTCCAGGGCGAGGGGTCCGGCGACGAAGTGGCCAATGCCATCATCGGTTTCAACGCGATCGAGCCCGGTGGGCCGGTCGCACGGCCCGACCTCCTCATCGTGGCGCGCGGTGGCGGCAGCCTTGAGGATCTGTGGAGCTTCAACGACGAGGCCGTGGTTCGAGCCGCTGCCGCAAGCGATATTCCGCTGATCTCGGCCGTCGGCCATGAGACCGACTGGACGCTGATCGACTATGCGGCGGATGTGCGCGCGCCGACGCCGACCGGGGCTGCGGAAATGGCCGTGCCGGTGAAAGCCGACCTGGAAGCCCAGATCGCGACGCTCGCTGCCCGTCTTTCGGGCGCGATCAACCGCCAGATGGACTATCGCCGCCAGGGCCTTCGCGCACTTGCCAGGGCCCTGCCGTCGCTCGACCAGTTGCTGGCGCTGCCGCGTCGCCGTTTCGACGAGGCGGCTGGCGGACTGGGCCGCAGCCTGGAACTCAACACGATGAACAAGCGGCGCAGCTTCGAGCGCGCGGCAGCCAGGCTCTCACCCGACATGCTGGCGCGGCGCCTCGTCGAGCGCCGGCAAAGGCTGAGCGAGCAGGCGACCCGGGCGGAGCGGATCATTGAACGCCTGGTCGAGCGTAGCAAGGCGCGATTAGGGCGTTTCGATGCAACGCTGACGGCGGTGCCGGCGCGGTTGCAGGCGCTGACCGCCCGCGCGAAAGACCGGCTGGAAAGCCTTGGACGGCGCGCCGATAGCGCCGTCATCCATGACCTGCGCCGCGCCCGAACGCTTGTAGTGGCCCAGGACCGGATGCTGCATTCTCTGTCCTACAAGAATGTGCTCCAGCGCGGCTATGCGGTGATCCGCGACGAGCGTGACCGCCCGGTCTCGCGGGCCGCAGCGCTTGGCGCATCGCAATCCGTCGCGATCGAGTTTGCCGATGGTCGCATAGCGGCGGTGATCGGCGAGGGCGCGCCATCACCCGGCACTGCAGATCCGCAGCCGTCGATATCCCGGCCGCAGTCGCCCGCGAAACCGGCACGCAAAGCCGAGCCGCCGGCCGGCCAGGGCAGCCTGTTCTGA